The following are from one region of the Shinella sp. PSBB067 genome:
- a CDS encoding heme lyase CcmF/NrfE family subunit — protein MIIELGHYALVLALATVIVQFVLPLVGTIRGDRALMAVAPAAALAGFMLVLFSFSVLTFAYVVSDFSVVNVVENSHSLKPMIYKISGVWGNHEGSMMLWLLILVFFSALVATFGVNLPERLRANVLAVQGLISVAFALFILLTSNPFLRLSPAPAEGRDLNPVLQDIGLAIHPPLLYLGYVGFSVCFSFAIAALIDGRIDAAWARWVRPWALAAWAFLTAGIAMGSYWAYYELGWGGWWFWDPVENASFIPWLAGTALLHSAIVMEKREALKIWTVLLAILTFSMSLLGTFLVRSGVLTSVHAFATDPTRGVFILGILVFFIGGALSLFAFRAATLKAGGLFAPISREGALVLNNLILTTAAATVLTGTLYPLVLEALTGEKISVGPPFFNLTFGLLMLPLLLAVPFGPLLAWKRGDVLAAGQRLFAAVGVGLVIAAVVVYLHGGGPLLAYFGIAIGFYMIAGAITDLWLRAGIGKVAGNVAFRRFVGLPGSAFGTALAHIGIGVTVIGIIAVTAFETEHVVEMKPGMQVEAGGYTLTFDGMRRGQGPNYSEESGHFTVARGGVIVDEVWSSKRLYSARRMPTTEAGIRTFGLSQLYVSLGDPMAGGGIVVRVWWKPMILCIWIGALIMMAGGAVSLFDRRLRVGAPQKLRRAKPVLEAAE, from the coding sequence ATGATCATCGAGCTTGGCCATTATGCCCTCGTCCTGGCGCTGGCGACCGTCATCGTCCAGTTCGTCCTGCCGCTGGTCGGCACGATCCGGGGCGACCGCGCGCTGATGGCCGTGGCTCCCGCCGCGGCCCTTGCCGGTTTCATGCTCGTGCTCTTCTCCTTCTCGGTGCTGACCTTCGCCTACGTCGTCTCCGACTTCTCGGTCGTCAACGTCGTGGAGAACTCGCACTCGCTCAAGCCGATGATCTACAAGATCTCGGGCGTGTGGGGGAACCACGAGGGCTCGATGATGCTCTGGCTCCTCATCCTCGTCTTCTTCAGCGCGCTCGTCGCGACCTTCGGCGTCAATCTCCCCGAGCGGCTGCGCGCGAACGTGCTGGCGGTGCAGGGCCTCATTTCGGTGGCCTTCGCGCTCTTCATCCTGCTGACATCCAATCCGTTCCTGCGCCTTTCGCCGGCGCCGGCCGAGGGGCGCGACCTCAATCCGGTGCTGCAGGACATCGGCCTCGCCATCCATCCGCCGCTGCTCTATCTCGGCTATGTCGGCTTCTCCGTCTGTTTCTCCTTTGCCATCGCGGCGCTGATCGACGGGCGGATCGACGCCGCCTGGGCGCGCTGGGTGCGGCCCTGGGCGCTCGCCGCCTGGGCCTTCCTCACCGCCGGCATCGCCATGGGCTCCTACTGGGCCTATTACGAGCTCGGCTGGGGCGGCTGGTGGTTCTGGGATCCGGTGGAGAACGCCTCCTTCATCCCGTGGCTCGCCGGCACGGCGCTGCTGCATTCCGCCATCGTCATGGAAAAGCGCGAGGCGCTGAAGATCTGGACCGTGCTGCTGGCGATCCTCACCTTCTCCATGTCGCTGCTCGGCACCTTCCTGGTGCGCTCGGGCGTGCTGACCTCGGTGCATGCCTTCGCGACCGACCCGACGCGCGGCGTCTTCATCCTCGGCATCCTCGTCTTCTTCATCGGCGGCGCGCTGTCGCTCTTCGCCTTCCGCGCCGCGACGCTCAAGGCCGGCGGCCTCTTCGCGCCGATCTCGCGCGAGGGGGCGCTCGTCCTCAACAACCTCATCCTGACGACGGCCGCCGCGACGGTGCTGACGGGCACCCTCTATCCGCTGGTGCTGGAGGCATTGACGGGCGAGAAGATCTCGGTCGGCCCTCCCTTCTTCAACCTCACCTTCGGCCTCCTGATGCTGCCGCTGCTGCTGGCCGTGCCCTTCGGGCCGCTGCTCGCCTGGAAGCGGGGCGATGTTCTCGCCGCCGGCCAGCGCCTCTTCGCGGCGGTCGGCGTCGGCCTCGTGATAGCGGCGGTCGTGGTCTACCTGCACGGCGGCGGGCCGCTGCTTGCCTATTTCGGCATCGCCATCGGCTTCTACATGATCGCCGGCGCGATCACCGATCTCTGGCTGCGCGCCGGCATCGGCAAGGTGGCGGGCAATGTCGCCTTCCGCCGCTTCGTCGGCCTGCCGGGCTCGGCCTTCGGCACGGCGCTCGCCCATATCGGCATCGGCGTCACGGTCATCGGCATCATCGCGGTCACGGCCTTCGAGACCGAGCACGTCGTGGAAATGAAGCCCGGCATGCAGGTCGAGGCGGGCGGCTACACCCTGACCTTCGACGGCATGCGCCGCGGACAGGGGCCGAACTATTCCGAGGAATCCGGCCACTTCACCGTGGCGCGGGGCGGCGTGATCGTCGACGAGGTCTGGTCGTCGAAGCGGCTCTATAGCGCGCGCCGCATGCCGACGACAGAGGCGGGCATCCGCACGTTCGGCCTCAGCCAGCTCTATGTCTCGCTCGGTGATCCGATGGCCGGCGGCGGGATCGTCGTGCGCGTCTGGTGGAAGCCGATGATCCTGTGCATCTGGATCGGCGCGCTGATCATGATGGCGGGCGGGGCCGTCTCTCTGTTCGACCGGCGCCTGCGCGTCGGGGCGCCGCAGAAGCTGCGCAGGGCAAAGCCCGTCCTGGAGGCGGCGGAATGA
- a CDS encoding HAMP domain-containing sensor histidine kinase → MANNARRSRSLTFRVLFLASLWAAVALVVIAVVISTLYRQSAEKSFRDLLRAQLYNVINSVSASENTRLAGTPQLGDLRFFQPKSGWYWIVEPIGGSLEGEALTSSSLGTGSIPIPDTDSIPFDTRYERFYTTVDSFGNEVEVGETEVVLDDEGRTARFRVVGNRDVLEDDITEFSSSLYLALAGFGVGSLLLNAAAILIGLKPLDRARKALEKIRAGESEQLDGEFPREILPLASEVNALIDSNRRIVERARMQVGNLAHSLKTPIAVLLNEARLLAAPQGDLVRTQAEAMQDQVQSYLNRARIAAQRESVLARTEAQPVMERLVRVMRRLNADMQFPLTVDPPGLVLAMEQQDVEETVGNLLENAARYARTAVAVRVTPAPPDMRGTDDARKSWILIEVEDDGPGLEPDQIREAMKRGKRLDESKPGTGLGLSIVSEITSEYQGTFGLSRGAGGGLLARLVLPAVTKDVA, encoded by the coding sequence ATGGCAAATAACGCCAGGCGCTCCCGCTCGCTCACCTTCCGCGTCCTCTTCCTCGCCTCCCTCTGGGCCGCGGTGGCGCTCGTCGTCATCGCCGTCGTCATCTCCACGCTCTACAGGCAGAGCGCGGAGAAGAGTTTTCGCGATCTCCTGCGCGCCCAGCTCTACAACGTCATCAATTCGGTTTCGGCGAGCGAGAACACCCGGCTTGCCGGCACGCCGCAGCTCGGGGACCTGCGTTTCTTCCAGCCGAAGTCCGGCTGGTACTGGATCGTCGAGCCGATCGGCGGCTCGCTGGAGGGCGAGGCGCTGACCTCTTCCTCGCTCGGCACCGGCAGCATTCCGATTCCCGATACCGACAGCATTCCCTTCGACACGCGCTACGAGCGCTTCTACACCACGGTCGATTCCTTCGGGAACGAGGTGGAGGTGGGCGAGACCGAAGTGGTGCTCGACGACGAGGGGCGGACGGCCCGCTTCCGCGTGGTGGGCAACCGCGACGTGCTGGAAGACGACATCACCGAATTCTCCTCCAGCCTCTACCTGGCGCTCGCCGGCTTCGGCGTCGGCAGCCTCCTGCTCAACGCGGCGGCGATCCTGATCGGCCTCAAGCCGCTCGACCGGGCGCGCAAGGCGCTGGAAAAGATCCGCGCCGGCGAAAGCGAACAGCTCGACGGCGAATTTCCCCGCGAGATCCTGCCCCTGGCAAGCGAGGTGAATGCGCTGATCGACAGCAACCGGCGCATCGTCGAGCGCGCCCGCATGCAGGTCGGCAACCTTGCGCATTCGCTGAAGACGCCGATCGCCGTGCTGCTCAACGAGGCCCGCCTGCTCGCCGCCCCCCAGGGCGACCTCGTGCGCACCCAGGCCGAGGCCATGCAGGACCAGGTGCAATCCTACCTCAACCGCGCCCGCATCGCCGCCCAGCGCGAATCTGTGCTGGCGCGTACCGAGGCGCAGCCCGTCATGGAACGGCTGGTGCGCGTGATGCGGCGGCTGAACGCCGACATGCAGTTTCCGCTGACGGTCGATCCCCCGGGGCTCGTCCTGGCGATGGAACAGCAGGACGTCGAGGAAACCGTCGGCAACCTCCTGGAGAACGCCGCGCGGTACGCCCGCACGGCGGTGGCCGTTCGCGTTACCCCGGCGCCGCCCGACATGCGCGGCACCGACGACGCGCGCAAGAGCTGGATCCTGATCGAGGTCGAGGACGACGGGCCGGGCCTCGAGCCGGATCAGATCCGCGAGGCGATGAAGCGGGGAAAGCGTCTCGACGAAAGCAAGCCGGGCACCGGCCTCGGCCTTTCCATCGTCAGCGAGATCACCTCGGAATACCAGGGGACCTTCGGGCTTTCGCGCGGGGCGGGCGGCGGGCTTCTGGCACGTCTCGTCCTGCCGGCGGTCACAAAGGATGTTGCCTGA
- a CDS encoding Do family serine endopeptidase has protein sequence MSKIPAFRPGLKTVLKTTTVAGLAAVMLATGIPARVTESFAEAVTVQAPQVASFADVVAAVSPAVVSVRVQSDAKPANDESNFSFNFGGRGFDELPDDHPLKRFFREFGGQDQFRGDRGPDRRFGDRRGPNRKPHLRPTAQGSGFFISEDGYIVTNNHVVSDGSAFTVVMNDGTELNATLVGKDSRTDLAVLKVDEKDKRKFTYVSFADDNQIRVGDWVVAVGNPFGLGGTVTAGIISARGRDIGSGPYDDYLQVDAAVNRGNSGGPTFNLSGQVVGINTAIFSPSGGNVGIAFAIPASVAKGVVANLMKDGKVDRGWLGVQIQPVSRDIADSLGLADAAGALVVEPQADSPGAKAGIKKGDVITALDGEPVKDPRDLARRVADIAPGKKIDVTIWRDGKSQTVPVEIGTLAGEQIKASATPDEAAPAEENSAQALADLGISVTPGDDGLTVSAVDPDSDASDRGLKEGDRITSVNNQTVKSADEVMKVIEGARKDGRTKALFQVETKDGSRFLALPIDQG, from the coding sequence ATGTCCAAGATTCCCGCATTCCGTCCGGGCCTCAAGACCGTCCTGAAGACGACCACCGTCGCCGGGCTTGCGGCCGTCATGCTTGCGACCGGCATTCCCGCGCGCGTTACCGAGAGCTTTGCCGAAGCCGTTACCGTCCAGGCGCCGCAGGTTGCGAGCTTCGCCGACGTCGTCGCGGCCGTGTCCCCGGCGGTCGTTTCCGTGCGCGTCCAGTCCGATGCCAAGCCGGCGAACGACGAGAGCAACTTCAGCTTCAACTTCGGCGGCCGCGGCTTCGACGAGCTCCCCGACGATCACCCGCTGAAGCGCTTCTTCCGCGAGTTCGGCGGCCAGGACCAGTTCCGCGGCGACCGTGGCCCCGATCGCCGCTTCGGCGACCGTCGCGGCCCGAACCGCAAGCCGCATCTGCGCCCGACCGCACAGGGTTCCGGCTTCTTCATCTCCGAAGACGGCTACATCGTCACCAACAACCATGTCGTCAGCGACGGCTCGGCCTTCACGGTCGTCATGAACGACGGCACGGAGCTCAACGCGACGCTCGTCGGCAAGGACAGCCGCACGGACCTCGCCGTGCTGAAGGTCGACGAGAAGGACAAGCGCAAGTTCACCTATGTCAGCTTCGCCGATGACAACCAGATCCGCGTCGGCGACTGGGTGGTCGCCGTCGGCAACCCGTTCGGCCTCGGCGGCACGGTGACGGCCGGCATCATCTCGGCCCGCGGCCGCGACATCGGCTCCGGCCCCTACGACGACTACCTCCAGGTGGACGCCGCCGTGAACCGCGGCAATTCGGGCGGCCCGACCTTCAACCTCTCCGGCCAGGTCGTCGGCATCAACACCGCGATCTTCTCGCCCTCGGGCGGCAATGTCGGCATCGCCTTCGCCATTCCCGCCTCCGTCGCCAAGGGCGTCGTCGCCAACCTGATGAAGGACGGCAAGGTCGACCGCGGCTGGCTCGGCGTGCAGATCCAGCCGGTGAGCCGTGACATCGCCGACTCGCTCGGCCTTGCCGATGCGGCGGGCGCCCTCGTCGTCGAGCCGCAGGCCGACTCCCCCGGTGCCAAGGCCGGCATCAAGAAGGGCGACGTGATCACCGCGCTCGACGGCGAACCCGTCAAGGACCCGCGTGACCTCGCCCGCCGCGTCGCCGACATCGCGCCCGGCAAGAAGATCGACGTGACGATCTGGCGTGACGGCAAGTCGCAGACCGTCCCTGTCGAGATCGGCACGCTTGCCGGCGAGCAGATCAAGGCCTCGGCAACCCCGGACGAGGCGGCTCCGGCCGAGGAGAACAGCGCGCAGGCGCTCGCCGATCTCGGCATCTCGGTGACGCCGGGCGATGACGGCCTGACCGTCTCCGCCGTCGATCCGGACTCCGACGCCAGCGACCGCGGCCTCAAGGAAGGCGACCGCATCACTTCCGTCAACAACCAGACCGTCAAGTCGGCGGACGAAGTGATGAAGGTGATCGAGGGCGCCCGCAAGGACGGCCGCACCAAGGCGCTGTTCCAGGTCGAGACCAAGGACGGCAGCCGCTTCCTCGCGCTGCCGATCGACCAGGGCTGA
- the ccmE gene encoding cytochrome c maturation protein CcmE — translation MTRKQKRLAVIGGGIAFLVAAVLLVMFAFSQSIAYFYVPTDLAKANVEPGTRIRLGGLVEAGTVKRGEGSTVTFTVTDTLATVPVTYTGILPDLFREGQGVVAEGAFGSNGLFVADTVLAKHDETYMPKDVADRLQAQGVELSGKETIK, via the coding sequence ATGACACGCAAGCAGAAACGTCTGGCAGTGATCGGCGGCGGCATCGCCTTTCTCGTGGCGGCAGTGCTGCTCGTCATGTTTGCCTTCAGCCAGTCGATCGCCTATTTCTATGTGCCGACGGACCTTGCCAAGGCCAATGTCGAGCCGGGCACGCGCATCCGCCTCGGCGGACTGGTCGAGGCCGGCACCGTCAAGCGCGGCGAGGGGTCGACCGTGACCTTCACCGTGACCGACACGCTCGCCACGGTGCCGGTGACCTATACGGGCATCCTGCCTGACCTCTTCCGCGAGGGGCAGGGGGTGGTGGCCGAGGGCGCTTTCGGCTCGAATGGCCTCTTCGTCGCCGACACGGTGCTCGCCAAGCATGACGAGACCTACATGCCCAAGGACGTGGCGGACCGGCTGCAGGCGCAGGGCGTCGAACTCTCCGGCAAGGAAACGATCAAATGA
- a CDS encoding HAMP domain-containing sensor histidine kinase translates to MLGRLTALYRTTAVRLSAVYLLLFAACAAFLVFYVSSMSEGLLQQQMREAVAQEADQIERIFDNSGMNGLLRTLERRSRQPGANLYIIASPTGEVLAGNVAALQPGVLDTEGWTEMPFRYQRYQEEARGNSRPMAYAQVIVLSNGLRVLVGRDLGEPENFRMLVRQALMVALGVMGVGALAIWYLIGRNALRRMDRMSDASQRIMAGDLSQRLPTSGSGDEFDRLSESLNTMLGRIEKLNEGLKQVSDNIAHDLKTPLTRLRNKAEAALAGGEAAEHRTALEEMIGESDQLIRTFNALLMISRVEAGQAPAEMSALDISGIAHDSAELYEPVAEDCGLKLVTDVADGIEIKGNRELVGQALGNLIDNAIKYAEGSGGEPEIRVSLARRDGDVVLSVADSGPGVPDDKREEVVKRFFRLDASRTKPGTGLGLSLVGAVMEMHHGRLELDATHPGRENNRGLTVRMVFPNRPD, encoded by the coding sequence ATGCTCGGCAGGCTGACCGCCCTCTACCGCACGACGGCCGTGCGCCTCTCCGCCGTCTATCTGCTGCTCTTCGCCGCCTGCGCGGCCTTCCTCGTCTTCTACGTCTCCTCCATGTCGGAAGGGCTGCTCCAGCAGCAGATGCGCGAGGCGGTGGCGCAGGAGGCCGACCAGATCGAACGCATCTTCGACAACAGCGGCATGAACGGCCTGTTGCGCACGCTGGAGCGGCGCTCCCGCCAGCCCGGCGCGAACCTCTACATCATCGCCAGCCCCACCGGCGAGGTGCTGGCCGGCAATGTCGCCGCCCTCCAGCCCGGCGTGCTCGACACGGAAGGCTGGACGGAGATGCCGTTCCGCTACCAGCGCTACCAGGAGGAGGCGCGCGGCAACAGCCGGCCGATGGCCTATGCGCAGGTGATCGTGCTGTCCAACGGCCTGCGCGTGCTGGTCGGCCGCGACCTCGGCGAGCCGGAGAATTTCCGCATGCTGGTGCGCCAGGCGCTGATGGTGGCGCTCGGCGTCATGGGCGTCGGCGCGCTGGCCATCTGGTATCTGATCGGCCGCAACGCGCTGAGGCGCATGGACCGCATGTCGGACGCCAGCCAGCGCATCATGGCCGGAGACCTCTCGCAGCGCCTGCCGACCAGCGGCTCCGGCGACGAATTCGACCGCCTGTCGGAATCGCTGAACACCATGCTGGGACGCATCGAGAAGCTGAACGAGGGGCTGAAGCAGGTCTCCGACAACATCGCGCATGACTTGAAGACGCCGCTGACGCGCCTGCGCAACAAGGCCGAGGCGGCGCTTGCCGGCGGCGAGGCGGCCGAGCATCGCACGGCGCTGGAGGAGATGATCGGCGAATCCGACCAGCTCATTCGCACCTTCAACGCGCTGCTGATGATCTCCCGCGTCGAGGCCGGGCAGGCGCCGGCGGAGATGAGCGCGCTCGACATCAGCGGGATCGCCCATGACAGCGCCGAACTCTACGAGCCGGTCGCCGAGGATTGCGGCCTGAAGCTCGTCACCGACGTCGCCGACGGCATCGAGATCAAGGGCAACCGCGAGCTTGTCGGCCAGGCGCTCGGCAATCTCATCGACAATGCCATCAAATATGCCGAGGGCAGCGGCGGCGAGCCGGAGATCCGCGTCTCGCTCGCGCGGCGCGACGGCGACGTGGTGCTGTCGGTCGCCGACAGCGGCCCCGGCGTGCCGGACGACAAGCGCGAGGAGGTGGTGAAACGCTTCTTCCGCCTCGATGCGAGCCGCACCAAGCCAGGCACCGGCCTCGGCCTCTCGCTCGTCGGCGCCGTCATGGAGATGCATCACGGACGGCTGGAGCTGGATGCGACCCACCCCGGGCGGGAAAACAATCGGGGGCTGACGGTGAGAATGGTTTTCCCCAACCGCCCGGACTGA
- the ccmI gene encoding c-type cytochrome biogenesis protein CcmI produces MFFWILVAILTAAVAVVLLLPLLRRPPAAAGDTGHDVEVYRDQLEELKRDEASGLIGTGEAELARAEVARRLIAASNAEKNERASPASRRNRLAQAFVIVLLPAIGLCLYLATGRPDLPAQPLAERLANPGTDISILIARAENHLAQNPDDGEGWDLLAPIYYRNGRMEDAANAYAQAIRILGPTTDRLDGQAETQIALANGIITADARKLLEQSLALQPGNPRAGYYLALALEQEGKPEEARAAFEALVQKAPADAPWLPLVKEHITALSQGQGSVAADQLGNPTADDVAAAQDMSAGDRRQMIGGMVESLAEKLAENPDNFEGWMRIIRSYVVLDQRPKAEAALKTALETFPAGSENGKQLLALARDLSISVEDSEQ; encoded by the coding sequence ATGTTCTTCTGGATTCTCGTCGCCATACTGACGGCCGCCGTCGCCGTCGTCCTGCTCCTTCCGCTGCTGCGGCGCCCTCCTGCGGCCGCGGGCGACACCGGCCACGACGTGGAGGTCTACCGCGACCAGCTCGAGGAGCTGAAGCGCGACGAGGCGTCGGGCCTCATCGGCACCGGTGAGGCCGAGCTTGCCCGCGCGGAAGTCGCGCGCCGGCTGATCGCCGCCAGCAATGCCGAAAAGAACGAGCGCGCAAGCCCGGCGAGCCGTCGCAACCGGCTGGCGCAGGCCTTCGTGATCGTGCTCCTGCCCGCCATCGGGCTCTGTCTTTATCTTGCGACCGGCCGGCCGGATCTTCCGGCCCAGCCGCTCGCCGAGCGCCTTGCCAATCCCGGAACCGACATCAGCATCCTCATCGCGCGGGCGGAGAACCACCTGGCGCAGAATCCGGACGACGGGGAGGGCTGGGATCTTCTCGCGCCGATCTACTATCGCAACGGCCGGATGGAGGATGCGGCGAACGCCTACGCCCAGGCCATCCGCATTCTCGGCCCGACCACGGACCGTCTCGACGGCCAGGCGGAAACGCAGATCGCTCTGGCGAACGGCATCATCACCGCGGATGCCCGAAAGCTCCTGGAACAGTCCCTCGCACTACAGCCGGGCAATCCGCGCGCCGGCTACTATCTGGCGCTGGCTTTGGAGCAGGAAGGCAAGCCGGAGGAGGCCCGGGCAGCCTTCGAGGCGCTGGTTCAGAAAGCGCCGGCCGATGCCCCCTGGCTGCCGCTCGTCAAGGAGCACATCACAGCCCTTTCGCAAGGGCAGGGCAGCGTTGCGGCGGACCAGCTCGGCAATCCGACGGCGGACGACGTGGCGGCCGCCCAGGACATGTCGGCCGGCGACCGCCGGCAGATGATCGGCGGCATGGTCGAGAGCCTTGCGGAAAAGCTTGCGGAAAATCCCGACAATTTCGAAGGGTGGATGCGCATCATCCGCTCCTATGTTGTGCTGGATCAAAGGCCGAAGGCCGAAGCGGCGCTAAAGACGGCCCTGGAAACCTTCCCGGCCGGCAGCGAGAACGGAAAGCAGCTTCTGGCGCTGGCACGGGATCTGTCGATTTCGGTTGAGGACAGCGAACAATGA
- a CDS encoding cytochrome c-type biogenesis protein — MMRRLLLAVAFLLAAVPAFAVNPDEVLSDPALEARARALSAQLRCMVCQNQSIDDSNAELARDLRLLVRERLKNGDSDEAVIDYVVSRYGEFVLLNPRVRGETLLLWGAPLVLFLAGAAAMILFVRKRGGRPTGTPLSEAEKAELERALKRD, encoded by the coding sequence ATGATGCGCCGCCTGCTTCTCGCCGTCGCCTTCCTCCTGGCCGCCGTCCCGGCCTTCGCCGTCAACCCGGACGAAGTGCTCTCCGACCCGGCCCTGGAGGCGCGCGCACGCGCGCTTTCGGCGCAGTTGCGCTGCATGGTCTGCCAGAATCAGTCGATCGACGATTCCAATGCCGAGCTTGCCCGCGACCTGCGCCTGCTCGTGCGCGAGCGGCTGAAGAACGGCGACAGCGACGAAGCGGTGATCGACTACGTGGTATCCCGCTACGGCGAATTCGTGCTGCTGAACCCGCGCGTGCGCGGCGAGACGCTGCTTCTGTGGGGTGCGCCGCTGGTGCTTTTCCTCGCCGGCGCGGCGGCGATGATCCTGTTCGTGCGCAAGCGCGGCGGCAGGCCGACGGGCACCCCGCTTTCCGAGGCGGAGAAGGCGGAACTGGAGCGCGCCCTGAAGCGCGACTAG
- a CDS encoding response regulator transcription factor, with the protein MTFRLAGPCARVEAMKILIVEDDLEAAAYLSKAFREAGIVLDHASDGESGLFLATENTYDVLVIDRMLPRRDGLSLISELRRRNIHTPVLILSALGQVDDRVTGLRAGGDDYLPKPYAFSELLARIEVLGRRKGTPEQDMVYRVGDLELDRLSHTVKRAGREILLQPREFRLLEYLMKNAGQVVTRTMLLENVWDYHFDPQTNVIDVHVSRLRSKIEKDFDQPLLRTVRGAGYMMKDEAAG; encoded by the coding sequence ATGACGTTCCGACTCGCGGGACCATGCGCTAGGGTTGAAGCCATGAAGATATTGATTGTTGAAGACGATCTGGAGGCGGCGGCCTATCTCTCGAAGGCCTTTCGCGAGGCGGGCATCGTGCTCGATCATGCCAGCGATGGCGAAAGCGGGCTCTTCCTTGCGACCGAGAACACCTATGACGTCCTCGTCATCGACCGGATGCTGCCGCGCCGCGACGGCCTGTCGCTGATCTCGGAACTGCGTCGCCGCAATATCCATACGCCGGTTCTCATTCTCTCGGCCCTCGGCCAGGTCGACGACCGCGTGACCGGCCTTCGCGCCGGCGGCGACGATTACCTTCCCAAGCCCTATGCCTTCAGCGAGCTCCTCGCGCGCATCGAGGTGCTCGGCCGCCGCAAGGGCACGCCCGAGCAGGACATGGTCTACCGCGTCGGCGACCTAGAGCTCGACCGGCTCTCCCACACCGTCAAGCGTGCCGGCAGGGAAATCCTCCTCCAGCCGCGCGAGTTCCGCCTGCTCGAATATCTCATGAAGAATGCCGGGCAGGTGGTGACGCGCACCATGCTGCTCGAAAACGTCTGGGACTATCATTTCGACCCGCAGACCAACGTCATCGACGTCCACGTCTCGCGGCTGCGCTCGAAGATCGAGAAGGACTTCGACCAGCCGCTGCTGCGCACGGTGCGCGGCGCCGGATACATGATGAAGGACGAGGCGGCGGGCTGA